A region of the Dermacentor albipictus isolate Rhodes 1998 colony chromosome 4, USDA_Dalb.pri_finalv2, whole genome shotgun sequence genome:
TTTCCTACAGTGACGGTGGATGCTTGAAGACGGGACACTGAAGGACGCGGGCATCTAATACGGAGCAGCGAAAATGATGCGAATTTTATAAGGCTGCAATTATCTGTGAAACGACTGTCTGACGTATTGTTGACGTGTGACGCGTTGCCGCACCAGGATCGGGAAACACATGTGCTCCAAGGCCATCCGACCCGTCAGGCTACGCATCGGAAGCATGACTGCTTCTCCTGTTGGGAACCTGTTGGGAACCTGTTGGGAACCTGTTGGCAACTTGTGGGAAGCTTCCTGAATATCTTGCGGACAGGCGGCGGATTGCATGGTTTAACAAGCCCTCGTATTTTGAGCGTAATGCGGCGCAGTTAGGACGCTATGATCTCCCGACGTTTTGCGTGCCCTGTGTTGTTGATATGATTAAAGTGGCAAAGATGCGCGACAaatacgcgtgtgtgtgtgtgactacCACTCTTCAAAAATAAAGTAGGCGAACTGCACGAGCTGCAACGTATAAGGAGCATTTGACGGCTCGAGGCACTTGGAGTGTACAGCCAACCGCGATATGTGTCAGTGATTATGACAATCTGCTGCTGCGTACGGCCGGAAGTTGAATCAAGGGCTAGATCTACGGACTTGGCGGCTCGGTTTTGCCTGGGATGGAATGCAGCTATGTTCGTGTATTTAAGTTGTACGTTTAACAAGCCCAGATGGCAAAGTAAAGCAGCAGAACTTCTCCAGTCCAGGCGTTGCGTTGAAATCTTTCATTAAGCATTAAGAGAACTCAGTTAACGTCAGCACAATTCTTACGATAGAGCAGAAACATAGGCTAAAGTTGAAAACGACAGGGGCGGAAAGGTTGTTGGGCGAGCTGTTCAAAAGAATTCGAGGTAGGTGGCAGCTATTTCCTGTGTGAGCCTGCAGTCTTTGAGGGATAGCGAACAGCTTCAGAAACTTTATTTCTAGGTTCTCGGTTTTTGATAACTATATTTGGTCAAGCGACACATCGCAGACTTTAAAACTACAGTCGATGGATGTAAACAGGCGCATAGCTATAATTGCAGTGGGTTGTTTTCGTTCTCATTTAGAGCAGTTTGCGGCCGAGCCGTGATATTTATGAATTCATCACAGTGTAAAAATATGATTGGCGTTACTCTGGATGTGCGGATGACTCTGAAGCCGAATTAATTATTAGATGGGCCATTCTTGCTTACAGCAAACAAAATCAATATCCATCTCTCAGAGTTTCTGTGTAGTTGAAAAAAGTTGGGACCGTGTCTTCGCAACATCAGCAACATGCAAACTCAGAGAACTAAATCTTTCAACCAATGGCATGGGGTGTCGCAGGAGAAAAGAGCAGTCCTCAGCATTTCCTCTGCCCCAAAGATCATTCACCGAGACAGAAGCAGGGTCACAAAGCGTACGCTGCCGTCCTCTGGAGAACAAATTCGACTCTGCGATGCAGGCAACGCCGTTCCCGTCCGCTATACACTCCTGCATGCCGTAATCTACGAAATACGTGCACCATTCTCAGGATGCGGGGTGAGCGAAGCCCCCCACAATAGATGATTTCCAAGTCATGTCTATGACGTGCTTCGCGCGCATGTAGAGAGTAAAAGCACACTCTTCGAGATCTGTATCTGTTATACAGAGAGACCGATTGTTGGGGCGTGGATTTCGACACCACCTATTTGCCGATCGCCAAGTGGTTAGCGCGTCCATCTCCCACGTGACCATTGATTAAGGGTGAGAACAATGCGTTCTAGTCGTTAGGGACTTGTCCGAATTTGAATTTATGCTTATGGTACGGCCATGAGCTTTGCGTTCAATAAATCAGCTGCTTTGTGTATGCCCGAAGATAACAAAGATCATGCACCATTCGGAAAGAAACACATATGTCATGTTCATAGGAAACAACATGTCTGACCTCCCGAAGTGTGTTGCGCCAGCTCACtaagaaacagcagcagcagcagcagcagcgtagCACAGTGAGAGCGACACTGCGTTGTCAGAGGAGCGGAATTCAAAAGACTTTTCTATCGGGAAACGACGCAGAACAGCTCTTCCTGCGCATATATCGAGTACGAAGAAGCTTCATATGCTTCTTTAATACTAATTGGCTTTAACCAGATGCTGTTATTAGCCTTAGGAGTGAGGGTTCATGCACGCTTTGTTGTTGTCCTCCTGAGTGGCTGTGACATGATTTGTAACTTGGGTGTGTTCTGTGCATGCCCTTTCTAGCTTCATCATAGTAAGTCACAGAATCAGGGGATAGGCGAGCTGCCAGGCAAGCATTTTATTAAAGAGCATCTCTCTCATCTcatctgtttcttcttttttttctgacgttgCTGTCTGAAAAGGAAGACGCGAGAAAATAAAAGGTATATTCAGGCCAAGTTGAGAATGAGTACCGAGTTATCTTTAGTTCGCATAATCGCACGGTAGAGaaagcgtaaactttattttcaaatcaataagatttgagtccggcgtctttttagtgggtctgggcacccgccgcggacgcggtttcGAGACCTTGTCttgaagcggcttcctcggctcgctggacggcccagagttgtgctgtcaggttcgagctgagcagtgcggtcttccagcgcgagcggaggctggcggtggaatgACCGCCAGCCTGTTGATGCCGTGCTGCgtgtggtatgtgatgccgagctTTTCGAGCACGTGTCTGTCCGGGCGATAGGCGCTCTTCGATAGGCGCTTCGATAGGCGCTCGAGTtaggacacttgttgcgcctccacgaattcctcgagcgtattgtgcaaGCCTAGTTTTAAGCGCTTGGTGGAGCTGACTCcgggcgcaagtcccaacgcacatttgtacgccttgcgtatgagggCGTTGAGCTTGTATTTTCCCGctaccgtccagttgtgaaacgctgccgtgtactttatttgagaaatgacgaaggctaGCATGAGCCttatgacgctgccttcgcgcatgcccgcgtgtttgttggtgatgcgtcgaatgagctgcatcgtgctggtggcctttgccgttatcttgggaagtgcttcgccattgccgccCTTGTGTTCGATCATCATTCCTAATACCCGGATATTATCTAGCATCGGGATGGGTGGGCCCTTTGAGGCCGTTAATTGGATCTCTTCCTTTTCCTGGGGTTGTAGCCTTTACGTGGGTGCCCCTTTCTGACCGGTCTATATAGCAGcggttcggatttttcggccgagcaggcaagtcccgtgcccacgaggtagctTTCCGCGCATTGGATGGCCtgctgtaaacgttgctcgatcgctccgtcactgcccgttgtcgtccagatcgtaatatcatccgcgcatatagcgtgtgatgcagccCTTCGATTTGAAGCAATCTGTCGGGTAACCTCAGCAGGACGAGATTGAAGAGCAtcggcgagatcaccgagccctgcggggtgcccgagctccCGATGTTGATTTGATCTGACTCTAGTTgtcccactcgcatgcgagcggttcttcccgcgaggaagtctcggacgtagttgtacgttcgcagtccgagatttagcttgtctatttgtcgcaacatggcatcgtggcgaatgttatcgatggccttcttcaggtccagcccgaggatggctctcgtcgaGCGCCTCGGATTGTCTATAATTTtatgttttagttgcagaagggtgtcttgcgtggagagatgtcttctgaacccaatcatggtgtgtggaaataattcgttgtcctcgaggtaatccgttagtctattgagaaacgcgtgctccatcaacttTCCCACGcaagacgtgagggagatggggcgcacgTTCTCCAGCTGTAGTTTCTTACCGGGATTAggtagaaatttttttttttcaggacgaaATTATAGGTGAACGCAGGAGCTGAGGTCACTTCGAATTTTTCCAGCTTTCGACGTTATTTACACAAACAATATACGACCGCTCTAGAAGTGACGTCAGTCGTTCGTTTGACAGTCAGTAGACAGATTaggagcaataaaaacagcgctaaacgacgggacgagtgaagggacacagacaacggcgctgactaacaaccaaagtgtgtttattccgtcagtcagcatatatatgctccgccgctatctgaaaccacagaatctacaggatagggcatgcgcagggggaatgcaattaatgtgataagaaggcaatttcctttggaaggagagaaatggacgggaggcttacacatgcatcaccactaacgtgaatgtggaaggcttcggatataaggcgtgcgcggtcatcacgatattttgacagataggttacaccttcgaaggatggcttgcagccgcattcattgcaatgtagtgacaactgactatcttttgcccgtttctgaaatttgttgaagtgctcgcgcatgcggtcgttgatgcaacgccccgtttggccgatataaaaacgcttgcatgaaagagggatcttgtaaaccacacagtcacaacagtcagcaacaaacctctgtctgtgctgttttttacaacttttcttgttgttattgcttaccctattgacttggtggcacaggctacctaacttatttttcgcagtaaacagcaacctgacgcctgccctactgacaacctttttgaggttgtgcgcaacctggtgaacatatggtattaccgcaaccacttgccgtgagcgattctcggacagagcggctgccgactgctttcctttaaggttcgctacgaggctttcggcgatgctggtcaaaagtggtaccgagaaccctgcgagcttcagtctggctacttgcttttcgaagcttacatccacttggtggtcacatgaccggatgagggccgccttcatgcaggaacttgctataccccgcttgactatctttgagtgcgcggacgaaaatggaagaaggtgcttatgagaccgaggagcgtaaccccaacatacataattgcttgagaacgttagctccaagtctaagaaacggagtttgttgtctgacggatgctccgtggtcaattcgaaAGAATCTAGAACTGTGCGGAACAAGTAAAATAatatagcagcagcaggctgcgcgtcagtgccgttagtattgtaaaaaattagaaagtcatcaacgtatcgcatcacttttacagtgcttgtctggctgagcttagttacaagattgcggtcatagctggctaataaaatgtcactaagaacaggggctatacatgaaccgatgcacacacctttcttccgtataaaaagcttatcctccattgaaacgaaagtggaaagcatataaaaccttaaaagctctaaaaacttgtcgacgttgataccacatgcattctgaaacctaagaacgccatatttgtctatgcaatggccgacttcaatgcatacatcatcttgaggcaaggagtagtacaagtccTTGATGTCCACGGAAAAGGCTCGGACACCCTCTGGACATTCCTCACGGAGGAAGGTGGAGACAGTATCTGGCGTCTTTATGAGGAAGGGGTCATCAATGTCGAGGAGGCACAAAAACCTTTGCAGGAACACTCCCAATTGTCGTTGCCAGGTTCCACGCTCAGAAACAATGGCCCGAAACGGGCACAGTTCTTTGTGCGTCTTGGCACTGAAAAACACCGAAAGGCTGGTTTCCTTGCAGGCCTTTATGGAGGAGGCCAACTTGGAGAGTCCGGCTTTTTCGCAGAGCTGAACAGCCTTTGTTTTGACCTTCGCAGGAGCCACCCCATGCACTTCCTTGAAGTTGCCTAGAATGGCCAAATCAGCTTTGCTCTTGTACAGGTCACCAGGCATCACGACAAAACCGCCTTCTTTGTCGGATAGGAGCAGCTTGAGCCCCGCATTTTGAAGGACGGTCACTGCTGTGCGGAGCCGAACTGTGTTGCCTTTTTTGACCTGCTGGGGCAGGCAGTCGACACCTTCTCTGATGCATCTGTCAGCTTCACCTGTACTTGCTCTACCGGCAGCTGTCCTGACGAGGCTGAGCAGTTCCGTCTTGTCCAGAGAAGGGTGCTCACAAAATTTAGGACCAAGCTTGAGTAGATCGGCAACATTGTTGGGAATTGAAGCATCCCCGAATGTTGTTACCTCTTGGCCTTGCCCCGGATTCCTACGTCCTCTCCTAGGCAGTCGAACCACCAAGTTGCCCCACAGGAAGTCTGCTGTCTGAGACGCCATTCGCAAATCTTGATGGAACTTCTTCTGAGCACTGTGGAAATGCAGCTCGTTCTGGTTCACAACCTGCAAGCAGTCGGTGTAGAAGCGTACCTGTCGAAATGCTTCAGAGCGCAAAATTCGGCACGTTCTCTTGATGTGGCCCTCCGAAGGCATCAGTTCCCCGAACAACACGGCGACTTCCGGCGGTAGGTAAGAATGCTTGAGCGAGTAAGTGTAGAGGCGAGCTCTACAAGTTGCGGTGGCGAGCAAATTGATGCAAATGACTGAAGAACGGAAACACGAGAAAGGCACACACCAAGTCAATAGGGCAAGCAATAACAACAagaaaagttgtaaaaaacagcacagacagaggtttgttgctgactgttgtgactgtgtggtttacaagatccctctttcatgcaagcgtttttatatcggccaaacggggcgttgcatcaacgaccgcatgcgcgagcacttcaacaaatttcagaaacgggcaaaagatagtcagttgtcactacattgcaatgaatgcggctgcaagccatccttcgaaggtgtaacctatctgtcaaaatatcgtgatgaccgcgcacgccttatatccgaagccttccacattcacgttagtggtgatgcatgtgtaagcctcccgtccatttctctccttccaaaggaaattgccttcttatcacattaattgcattccccctgcgcatgccctatcctgtagattctgtggtttcagatagcggcggagcatatatatgctgactgacggaataaacacactttggttgttagtcagcgccgttgtctgtgtcccttcactcgtcccgtcgtttagcgctgtttttatttctcgtaatcatgaaccaaccagcccaaatgcgtactcttttgcagacAGATTAGGCTTCGTTAAATGAGGACGCATTGCGAGACTTTAGGCGTCGAATCagcagcaaaaacaaacaaaaattactAGTGCGTAAGGTAAGAAACATAAAAGAATATGACGAACtcatcagatttttttttctttttttacggatAGCGTTGCTAGAATCTGGAACCGCCAAAAATCTCTTCCATCGTTGGCACGTGGCTGTGCTTTGAAGTAAACGACATTGAAGGCTTAAGATTGACATTTATAGTTCTCTTTGGGCTGCAAGCAGTCGGGCTAGACGTCCAACAACTCGACAACCAGCCAATTCAGTCCACCGCCTGTGAATGACCGAACTACCGACGTAACACGCTGGCTTCTAGTACACCAGGCGGAACTAAGGTTCTTTTCAGTAAGTAGCCCAACAGAAAGCTTGCATTCCACGACGTCTACAGTCTCTGCAGTCTTTGCGGCAGGCCGGTAAGCGTAGACTTTGCGTAGCCGCGAACTTAACATGTTAATAGTAACGAACAACACAGAAGATTAGCTCTTCCCACATTGAGCTTATGACGTGGTGCGTTTGTTAACAAATGCAAAATCCTAGCCTACACAGGACGAGATTTCAGCGACCCGCCACTTGACACGCCCAGCGCTGTCGCCAACGCTATGCTGCGACATAGCAAAGCAAACCACCGGAAACTTACACACACTACACTTCAGTTCGCAAAAGGTAAATCACGTTCATCATGGTAAAGTGTCTGAGGATCAACTCATATGTAGTGGGTTCTATAAAAGACTGCCTGGAACTTCTCAACTCGTGGTCAAGTATACAGTACTTTCGTCACTAAAAAGCCGTCTTCAATGTTGAGCACGCATAACATCGTCTAACACGGCGGCTGCAACAACGCTGCATTACGAGCTTAAACACCGTATAAAGTATGAGCGTACCTTAATAGCCGCTAATGTAAGCACGTGAATGACGAGAAAACACTTCCGTGCTTTAACTTCCAAGCCTACAACTCTTAATCAAGACACTCGGGTGATTGCGGGAAGCGCGCAGAAGTAGAATCAAGCAGAACAAATATCGTCTGAAAATAATCGCACCACCATTATTACCTCGCGTATAAAGCACTCTGCAAGAGCTAAAGGTTGCGCACAGTTCTCACAAAAAACTGTTGATGAGGAAACAGCAATCTAATTCAAAAATGAGCTACGACattgaaataaaataacaaaaataaatcaAACACTCCGGGAGTGCTAAGGCACACCGCAGCGCTGCGTGGGGTTCATGGGAGACTCAGCGGCGCAGTCAAAGGCGGACGCGAACCTCCGGACGTTCCTGAAGGACAGGTCGCAGATGTCGGCCCGGTTTCCGCGCGCGTATCCTCCCTCGCAATGCACAAAGCACAGAGCCACGAAAAAGAGCTGCGTCGGGGTGAAGTGTTCCAGCTGCGGGATGGGCAGGTCGGTCGTCGCCTGAACGCCTTGCTCGAGTGCATCGAGCACGGCTTCCGCCGCCAGCGCCACAGCCGTCACGGTGTCCGCGTCCAACTCTGCTCCGCGTGGTTTGCCGGCGACGCACTCCTTCAGCTGCGCCACGGTGGTGTTTGTACTCGGGTCCGAGCTGTACGCCGCCAGAAAGAGCAGCCCCAGTGCCCACGCCACGCTTGCCCCGAAGCCTGCGTACACGACGGGTGCCGTCAGCGCGATGTCGAACAGCGGGAAGGACAGCGCGACAGGAAGCAGCTGGAATTCCTTCCGTGCACCGAATAGGTACACGGCGAACAGCTCCAGCGAGTTGACGGCGGCCAGGAGCACCGAATCGTCCGCACCTCTCGAGACGAGCGTCGACTTGCGCCAGTTCTGCACGAAGGAGTCGTTCATGTCGAGACCAGCGGGAGCCAACGCCGGGTCGTGGACGGCTTCGAAGCTCCGGAACGCTCtggacaacgacgacgacgaccagtTGCCTACGACCTGGATGTTACGGCTGAATAGGCGCCACCGGGCCAAGCGCCGCAGGAAGCTGTCGCCAACGGTTCGCGTCATGGCTTCGGCCATTGTGCGCATGCTGCCACGTAGCATTTCGGCGCTGTAGCTTCCGAACACGGCGTAACGCGAGAACGTGTACGCCGCAGTGACGCAGAAGGCGCCGTGGTACGCCTGCGCCCTCCTCGCGCTGCCGCCGTAGTAGTTGAGGACGAGATCGCGGTTTGCGTACAATGCAGCCACCTGGACGGTGCACCAGGAGGTGTAACCGTACGCTACCGTTTCGCCGTGGTTGTCCCAAAGGTCGAAGAAGCTGTAGACAAAACGGTGGCCAGTTGTGAGCACCTGAAAGTGTTTGTCTACGGTGACGTTCAGCTTCGTTAGCACGTCCATCCAGCGAGTGTCACCGAGCCCTAGGAACGTTCTGTCGGGAAAGTCACGGTACTCGGTGCGCTCGTAGTAAGCCGCGGTCAACTTGTCGTGAAAGGAGTCCTCGAAGTGCATGACGTCCTCGAATGTTGTGACGTTGTTGTCAGAGCACAGGAATATGTCTCTGAGGATGTTGAAGTATTGCTCGAAATCGGCGTTCAGAACGCGCGCCCGTCGAACGACGAAGTGGTAAGCTTCGCCTGGATCGACCAGGAGGGTCGCTACCCCCTCTTCTGACCAGCGGGGATCCACGCGCAGTATCACGTGCCAGCCGAGCCTTAGCGAGCTATAAAGCAGCGTATGGACGACGTCCCTGTCGATGTTGTAGCGCGGCCACGTAATACCGGCTTCGAGGAGGGCTCGCTTGACGGTCGCTAATTCATCCCGCTCACCTTGCAGCACCTTGTCACAGCTACGATAGACGGCCGCCGcccgttgcacgctgttctggTCCGCTGCCGGCACCGCCATGGTCCGCACCAGGCGCGTCATGTGCTCGATGACGCGCTCGTTGAGCTCCTCGCGAACGCTCAGCTGATGCTCCCGCTGCCAGCCACCGCACACGAAGCGGGTGAAGTTGTGGCAGGGCGGCACCGAGGCGTCGATGGAGGACGACAGCTGCTTGCCGTACATCACGCATTCGAATGTCGAGCAAAGCTTCGGTATAGGACCAGGGCGGCCGGGCAACAGGACGACGAACACGATGACTGCCATGACGAGAAAGAGCAGGCACGCTCCGACGACGAGCATAGGGAGTAGAGGCCGGGGTTCCCTAGGCGGGGTCGCTGCCGGTAGGAAGTGACTCTCGGAGGGCACCGCGACGGCAGCTCGCAAAGCGCCATCCGGGGGCGCTGTCGCAGCGGGTAGGAAAGAGCCACGCGACGGTACACCGCGCTGACCCGGCTTACCAGTGGAGCTTCGGCTCTCGGAGCTACTCCGGCTTCCGGGGAtgcaccggtccatgccagtcgGCAGCCAAGCCGCGGCAGGGTGCAATTGAGTCGCAGCTGCAGAGGCCGAATCTTCGGTCCTTGCGTCGGTGTTTCGACTGCCCGTGTACCACGAAGCGCCCCGTGTCGCTGACCTACGATGGCGCCGAGCGTGGTCCGAGTCCCAGTTGATGGCCGACAGTCGACTCACATCCGTGGGCGTCCTGGTGCCATTCGCTGATCGGTCACGGGAAAGGTGCTGAAACGAGGACTTCTGGCCATCACTCGAGGGATGTTGTCCTCTGTCGGAGACCTCGGCACCGAGGGCGGTGGCGTCTTGGACTGGTGCCTCCGACACCATAGCTGTGGTCCTGCGCTCGTCTTCGACGACGGGGCTTACGCTGCTCGTAGATGAGCTGCTGCGGTGTATGATAGCTCTCACGTGGCCAGCCGGCTCGACGGAATTGGGAGATCTTCGCGAGGGCAGATCCATGCGAACGTAGTGGCCCGCAAGCTGCAGGCAAAAGACGGTCTCTGACTGAGCCCTTGAAGAATGGAACGGTTGCTCGTGAGGACACGCTTGCGTGGCACACGGTACGATCACTTTTCTTCTTCTGGCACAAAGCTCTTGCTCGTGGCGCTTGGACCTGCCGCTAAATAGATAATGAGagtctaaaaaagaaagaaaaaaaaaggaactacgGATACTAAGGAACTACAGAAACGACTAGCCAAGAACTTTGAACAGAGGTTGAATCTAATGAGGAACATTTTTTAATCTGTCGTCAGATTATTGCACAAAGAAAAAGGCTTCTTTAGCAGCCGCTTCATGAATTTCGTTTGAATGAATCTTCTTTGGCAATAGTGTCTCTTGCGGCCTTGGTACAAGGTATTTAGCAGCCGGAATGTGTTTGACGCTTTATGTGATTTTATTCATGCGCCGAAACATTGCACCACGTTTATTCCTAATTTACTGACTATTTCTATTGTAATTTTTCCAAGCTCCTTTCAGTCTAAATTCTTCAataaactttctttttatttcttttaaatgtgatcattcattcattcattcattcattcattcattcattcattcattcattcattcattcattcattcattcattcattcggtcTCACTTCTCGGTTACACACTATCTTATTCCTAGTTTTACCTTTTCAAATTATAATTGCTGAAGTCGTTATCCATGCGCACAGATGCCCTATTTCGGCCTATTGCGGGTATGTGTAATATTTTGAAggatcatcatcgtcaccattattatcatcatcaatcACTTTTTAAGATGAAAATCAAGCTGTGTATAAGCTTTTATTGCTAGTTTGTGTGCCGGTGTGTGAAGGTTTCGTAAGTGGGAATTTATGTGTATACTTGTGCATGACGCCGAGTttcttgttaatttttttttcagctggttTATCACGTGTAGTTAAAAGCTGTTTCTACATAACATTTGTTGGCTTTCCAAAGCTAAATAAGAGTGTAAGCGTTCATGTACTGATAGGCAGCGCGCGTAAGATATCCTGTTGCTCTTCACTCTACATACATTAACTAGACTCTGTTCGCCTAAAGTCGCGCTGCCACTGTCAAGTGTGCGGTGAACACTGCCCATCAAGCAACGTACTGGCTTCCTGACTGTTCGTCAGGGTTTGCCCTAAAGTTTCGCCAAAGTTTCCTGGACGATCTCCGAGGAAGAGCTCGCGCGAGTTACCGCTGTCACTGCGCTGTACGTGCGCCAAAATGTCTGGACCGGTCTACCGACCTTCTTATTTtgctctttattttattttcttatacTTTTTTGTTGCATTGCATTTCAGTTCGAGCGGATCGGACCTTGCTTCACTCGTGACACAGCTGACGTCTGACATAACGTCGCAACGGCACGCATACTCTGCCCGCTCGTCGagcaggcagagagagagagagagagagggagagagagagagagggagagagagagagagtctcacATCTGCGTGGCTCGGGAATGCGAGCTAAGCCCGTCAGGATGTCAGGCTACATGCACCGCGACGTATATACGACGCCCGGCGCTTTCTCGCGCGCCGGGCGAAAATTGGCGTTAGCTCCTCTTGCGCGAGCGAGCTCGCTCTCCCTTTAGCGAGCGAGCACGCGTCTAGGCTATAAAAGGAAACGGGACGACCCCGAGTGCAAGTGACTCTGGATACCTGGTGGCTTTTTTGGACGAGAGACGCTGCCCGCAGCCGCGTGGGCCCAGACATGGCAGCGGGGAGCGGGAACAGCAGTCGGGGGCAGATGGAAACCAGTTTTTAGCCCGCGAGGGGGCGCTGTCTCGCCACCTAATACCGTGCAGTACGCCGGAGGCTAAAAGCGTCTGTGCTATGCCGTCAGTAGCCGAACCCGTCTCTTGAAAGGGCTTTGTCtgctcgtcgtcgttgtctttgCCTGCTCTTTCATGGTGCACAACACGCGCCAGCTCACCCCAAACAAGTGCAATGCCCCCACCACCCTACCAAGAATGCTTATTGCGTAACAGAAATAACAGGGGTGTAATTTTTTGTTGGTTTTCCATTACAGATTCGG
Encoded here:
- the LOC139059543 gene encoding endothelin-converting enzyme homolog, with the translated sequence MDLPSRRSPNSVEPAGHVRAIIHRSSSSTSSVSPVVEDERRTTAMVSEAPVQDATALGAEVSDRGQHPSSDGQKSSFQHLSRDRSANGTRTPTDVSRLSAINWDSDHARRHRRSATRGASWYTGSRNTDARTEDSASAAATQLHPAAAWLPTGMDRCIPGSRSSSESRSSTGKPGQRGVPSRGSFLPAATAPPDGALRAAVAVPSESHFLPAATPPREPRPLLPMLVVGACLLFLVMAVIVFVVLLPGRPGPIPKLCSTFECVMYGKQLSSSIDASVPPCHNFTRFVCGGWQREHQLSVREELNERVIEHMTRLVRTMAVPAADQNSVQRAAAVYRSCDKVLQGERDELATVKRALLEAGITWPRYNIDRDVVHTLLYSSLRLGWHVILRVDPRWSEEGVATLLVDPGEAYHFVVRRARVLNADFEQYFNILRDIFLCSDNNVTTFEDVMHFEDSFHDKLTAAYYERTEYRDFPDRTFLGLGDTRWMDVLTKLNVTVDKHFQVLTTGHRFVYSFFDLWDNHGETVAYGYTSWCTVQVAALYANRDLVLNYYGGSARRAQAYHGAFCVTAAYTFSRYAVFGSYSAEMLRGSMRTMAEAMTRTVGDSFLRRLARWRLFSRNIQVVGNWSSSSLSRAFRSFEAVHDPALAPAGLDMNDSFVQNWRKSTLVSRGADDSVLLAAVNSLELFAVYLFGARKEFQLLPVALSFPLFDIALTAPVVYAGFGASVAWALGLLFLAAYSSDPSTNTTVAQLKECVAGKPRGAELDADTVTAVALAAEAVLDALEQGVQATTDLPIPQLEHFTPTQLFFVALCFVHCEGGYARGNRADICDLSFRNVRRFASAFDCAAESPMNPTQRCGVP